Proteins encoded by one window of Cannabis sativa cultivar Pink pepper isolate KNU-18-1 chromosome 4, ASM2916894v1, whole genome shotgun sequence:
- the LOC115714054 gene encoding receptor protein kinase-like protein ZAR1, protein MESLVYLLVVLILCNWYGVVSSLNGEGYALLSFKQAITEDPEGSLSNWNSSDENPCAWNGVTCSKELRVVSLSIPKKKLVGFLPSALGSISELRHLNLRNNKLNGSLPIELFEAHGLQSLVLYGNSLSGSVSNQVGKLKYLQTLDLSQNFLNGSVPESIVECKRLRTLDISQNNFTGSLPVGFGNAFVSLEKLDLSFNRFSGSIPGDIGNLSSLQGTVDLSHNLFSGPIPASLGNLPEKVYIDLTNNNLTGPIPQTGALMNRGPTAFIGNPGLCGPPLKNPCSSQTPGANSPSSFPYLPDNSSAQDSDHGKSGKAKGLSKSAVVAIIVSDVIGICLVGLLFSYCYTRICSCRGRKDEHSKGGGKGKKECLCFRKDESETLSENVEQYDLVALDTQVGFDLDELLKASAFVLGKSGIGIVYKVVLEEGQTLAVRRLGEGGSQRFKEFQTEVEAIGKLRHPNVVTLKAYYWSVDEKLLIYDYISNGNLSTALHGRSGSDSFTPLSWSIRLKIMKGIARGLVYLHEFSPKKYVHGDLKPNNILLGPNMEPQISDFGLGRLANIAGGSPTLQSSRMAMDKSLERAQKGAPSDATTVASSTTNTTTNLGSCYIAPEALKMVKPSQKWDVYSYGVILLEMITGRLPLIQVGSSEMDLVHWIQLCIEEKKPLSDVLDSYLVQDAEKDDEIIGVIKIAMACIQTSPEKRPTMRHVSEAMERLIISDS, encoded by the exons ATGGAGTCTTTGGTGTATTTGTTGGTTGTTTTGATTCTGTGTAACTGGTATGGAGTAGTGAGTTCATTGAATGGTGAAGGGTATGCCCTTTTGTCATTTAAGCAAGCTATTACAGAAGACCCAGAAGGGTCTTTGAGTAATTGGAACTCTTCTGATGAAAACCCTTGTGCATGGAATGGAGTCACATGCAGTAAAGAGCTTAGAGTTGTTTCACTCAGTATTCCAAAGAAGAAACTTGTTGGGTTTCTTCCTTCTGCACTTGGGTCAATCTCTGAGCTTCGTCATTTGAATTTAAGGAACAATAAATTGAATGGAAGCTTACCAATTGAGCTTTTTGAAGCTCATGGGTTACAAAGTTTGGTTCTTTATGGAAATTCCTTATCTGGGTCTGTCTCAAATCAGGTTGGGAAACTTAAATACCTTCAAACTTTAGATTTATCTCAAAATTTCCTTAATGGGTCTGTTCCTGAATCAATTGTTGAGTGTAAAAGACTTAGAACACTTGATATTAGTCAAAATAATTTCACTGGTTCTTTACCAGTTGGGTTTGGAAATGCATTTGTTTCTTTGGAAAAACTTGATCTTTCTTTCAACAGATTTAGTGGTTCAATTCCTGGTGATATTGGAAATTTGTCTAGCTTACAAGGCACAGTTGATTTGTCTCATAATCTCTTTTCAGGTCCTATACCAGCTAGTCTTGGAAACTTACCTGAAAAGGTTTACATTGATTTAACTAACAACAATTTAACTGGTCCAATACCTCAAACTGGTGCTCTAATGAATAGAGGACCAACTGCTTTTATTGGGAATCCTGGACTCTGTGGCCCCCCATTGAAGAATCCATGTTCATCACAAACTCCTGGTGCAAATTCACCTTCTTCATTTCCATACTTGCCTGATAATTCTTCAGCTCAAGATTCTGATCATGGAAAGAGTGGTAAAGCCAAAGGTTTGAGTAAGAGTGCTGTGGTTGCTATTATAGTTAGTGATGTAATTGGTATATGTCTTGTTGGGTTGCTTTTCTCTTATTGTTACACAAGGATTTGTTCTTGTAGAGGTAGAAAGGATGAACATAGTAAGGGAGGTGGGAAAGGAAAGAAAGAGTGTTTGTGTTTTAGAAAAGATGAGTCTGAGACTTTATCAGAAAATGTTGAGCAGTATGATCTTGTGGCTTTGGATACACAAGTTGGTTTTGATCTTGATGAGCTTTTGAAAGCTTCTGCTTTTGTTCTTGGAAAGAGTGGAATTGGGATTGTTTATAAAGTTGTTCTTGAAGAGGGACAAACATTAGCTGTGAGAAGATTAGGTGAAGGTGGTTCTCAAAGGTTTAAGGAGTTTCAAACTGAAGTTGAAGCAATTGGGAAGCTAAGACATCCTAATGTTGTTACTTTGAAAGCTTATTATTGGTCTGTGGATGAGAAGTTGCTCATATATGATTAcatttccaatggaaatctttCCACTGCACTTCATG GGAGGTCTGGAAGTGATTCATTCACACCGCTATCATGGTCTATTCGGTTGAAAATCATGAAAGGAATTGCTAGAGGTTTGGTTTATCTCCATGAGTTTAGTCCCAAGAAGTATGTTCATGGTGATTTGAAGCCTAATAACATACTTCTTGGACCAAACATGGAACcccaaatttccgattttggaCTCGGTCGCCTTGCTAATATTGCAGGAGGATCTCCCACATTGCAATCTAGTCGAATGGCAATGGATAAGTCACTAGAAAGAGCACAAAAGGGTGCACCTTCAGATGCCACAACCGTTGCCTCGTCTACTACTAATACCACAACTAACTTGGGATCTTGTTATATTGCCCCGGAAGCACTCAAAATGGTGAAACCATCTCAAAAATGGGATGTTTATTCGTACGGTGTTATCCTTCTCGAAATGATAACTGGAAGATTGCCCTTAATCCAAGTAGGTTCTTCCGAAATGGATTTGGTTCATTGGATTCAACTCTGCATTGAAGAGAAGAAGCCTCTCTCTGATGTTTTAGACTCTTATTTAGTCCAAGACGCCGAAAAGGACGACGAGATTATTGGAGTTATTAAGATTGCAATGGCTTGTATCCAAACTAGTCCTGAAAAAAGACCAACAATGAGGCATGTAAGTGAAGCTATGGAAAGATTGATCATATCTGATTCATGA